GCGGTCGCCGCTGCGGCGAGCTTGGCCCGCAGCTCTCTCCTCAGTATCTTCCCCGACGCTGACTTGGGGATGGAGTGGGTGAAGTACACCCTGTGCAGCCTCTTGTAGAACACCACCTGAAAATGGGCACACGCGTGCACAGAAATACAGAATTGTGGTCAGTGTTGTCCAACCGTGACGTGCGTGTTGTTCGACGACGCAGCTATGGAATACCTGCTTGGATATGTACTCCTTGATGGCATCCTCTGCGATGTCGGAGTCGGCGGCGCGGACCACGAAGGCGACggggacctcgccggcggcgtcatCCTTTTGCCTGCCATGCGCATACATCAGGTCGGTCAATTCTTCCTGCGTGCGATTTATTTTGATGAATTCGGAGCAGCCGATATGGCGGCCTTACGGGACGACGGCTGCGTCGGCGATGGAAGGGTGAGCGAGCAGCagggcctcgagctcggccggcggcACCTGCACGGGACGTCTCAGAAACGCGGAAGGCGTCGTGAACTCGTGGCTGTCAGGGCTTGCTGCGTACCTGGAAGCCCTTGAACTTGATGAGCTCCTTGACGCGGTCGACGATGAagacctcctcgtcgtcgtcgacgtAGCCGATGTCGCCGGTGTGGAGCCAGCCGTCGACGTCGATCGTCCTCGCGGTGGCCTCCGGGTCGTTCAGGTACCCTGCGCCGGCACCGGTCGGTCACTGGTGGCCCACGGCGGCGCGCCGAAACTGTGCTAGCGGAACGTGCAGTTCACACCTACCTTTCATGATCTGGGGGCCCCGGATGCAGATCTCGCCGGGGAGGTTGCGGCCCAGCAAGAGGCCCGTGTCCGGGTCCACGACCTTGAGCTCCGCGTTGCGCACCACCGTGCCGCACGACCCCGGCTTGGCGGGCGACGGCTCCTTGGCGAACGCCGGGCACATGGACAGCACCGGCCCGGCCTCCGTCATCCCGTACCCCTGCTCGCAGTCGCCACGCCCAACAGCAGTCAGGAACCTCAGGATCACGTCCGGTTCGACAAAAATCCCCGGCAAAACCGAGCTCGGTTTCGGCCGTGTGGCCGTGCCGCGCTGGGTGGTGGTAGGTGGAACGGGAGGCTCAGATGCGGTCATGTGGAGGGGTGGGTACCAGGCGCGGTGATGGTTTTCGGCCCCAGGACCACCCCCAAGGCTGCACGTTGCGATCGGCCAGCATGAATGCCAAGGCCTGCGGCGCGTACGTCCAGGCGTTGGCACTTTGTGAAAAAATTGTCACGGCGTGCACGTCTCCGTCCAGCAAGGCAGCAAGTACCGAGCAGTCGTGTTGCACGTTAGTACATTGTAGATAGAGATGGGATCCGATGGCTCGAGGCGTTCTTTTGGGGATATAAGGTAGCTCTAGCTCTAGCTCTACTGGGAGTATTCTCCGTTCGGTCCAATGCCTGGTTCCGGTGAAAGTCTGAATAATAGTACTCCATCCTAGCTACAGGCCTACAACTACTTCACGTGATCTGGGGATGTAAAAGTTCTTATCATGTAAAAGGATAAAGCAAAATCTGGCTACAAATTCTATGTTAATTGAagttgtcccccccccccccccccccccaaaaaaaatggCTGTAATCTGAGTGAATCGGTGAAGCAGAGGCACACCATCGTGACAGCAGACACTGACCTGCCCGAAGATGGCCTGCGgcacgcgcgcgcggagcgCGTCGACGAGCTCCTTcccgagcggcgcggcgccggagaGCACGATCCGGATGGAGCTCAGGTCGTACTTCTCCAGCGCGGGGTTCTTGGCCAGCGCGAGCACCAGCGGCGGCACGACGGCGGCCACCGTCACGCGCCACCGCTGGATGCCCTCCAGCATCGCGCCCATCTCGAACCTGGGCATCAGCATcaccgccgcgcccgcccgcaGCGCGCACAGCAGCACCGAGTTGAGCGAGAAGATGTGGAACAGCGGCAGCACGCAGAGCGCGACGTCGCCCTCCCGCATGTACAGGTTCGGGTTCGCGCCGTCCacctgctgcgccacgccggCCACCTGCCCGCCGTGCGTCAGCACCACGCCCTTGGGCAGCCCCGTCGTGCCCGACGAGAAGGGCAGCGCCACGGGGTCGTCGGGGGATATGGACACCGCCGGGAGGGCGGCCTCGTCGGCGGACGCCACCAGCTCCCAGAACGCCAGGCAGCCGTCCGGGGTGCTGGTCGCGTCGTCGACGGTGACGACGGTGAGAACGCTGCCCTCgtcgccgctcctcgccgcgccgTCGATCCTCGGGAAGGCCTCGTGGCGGAGCTTGTCGACGTAGGCGGACTGGGTGACGACGAGCCTCGCGCCGGAGGTCTTGAACTGCTTGTGGATCTCCTGCGGCGTGCAGAACGggttggcggcggtggtgacCGCGCCCAGGAACGACGCGCCGAAGAAGGTGAGCACGAACTCGACGGAGTTCTGGAGCAGGATCATGACGCGGTCGCCCTGGCCGACGCCGAGCCCGTGCAGCGACGCGGCGGCCTTGCGGCACAGGAGGCGCGTCTCGGCGTAGGTGTAGGTCGTTCCCGTGGCCGCCGCGATGAGGCACGGCGCGTccgggagctccgccgcccgcgcgaAGCAGTACTCGTGCAGGGGCAGGTGGCTGGGGATCTCGATGTCCGGTAGCTTCGACCGGAACACGGTCTCCTCCAGCGCCACCATctccgtcaccgccgccgccgatgcttGCGGCTGCGCCTCCGGTGCTGCCACCGTGATCATCTCCTCTGCTTTTCACGAAGCAGAGACCTTCTTGGAATGGACGACGACGAACCGGAGCCTTCACACCAATTGCACAAGAAATCTCTTTCTTGCCAGTTCGTATCAGCGATCGAGATTCTTGGAATGGTGCTTGATACTGGAGAAGAGGAGGGTGAGGTGGAAATAAATACAGCAACAGACTAGCAGGGACTGGAGGTAggcgagggagaggagagcGCGCGCACTGGATGGCTGGAGGGGGGGTAGGTAGGACGAGAGGGCAAGGAGATGCATGTGGACGGGGTGCGTACACGGCCGGCAGCCGGTATCGACCCGGCCCATAAAACTGAGCACATTTTCCCGTCAATAAAATCGGGTGATGACTTCACAACAGCCGGCCAAAATTTTATTTCTAATTCTACCTACGCTACCACCCTTTGCATCGATGACATCAAGTAGACTAAGACACCATCGGCGACAGCGGCTCAAATAGAGTTGAAAGAATTTATCTTCCACGACAGCACGCACAAGCAacttcaaaatttaaaaaattgtaCTAGTTCTTGAAGTGATCATTAAATTCAAATTCTAATTGCACAACTATATTTCTTTTTaaaagatcttcaaaataaggCGCCACTTGCATATGTTTCGATAATAGTTTTTCAAAGACACATAAATTGTTTACATAATagaagaataaaaaaaatactcagTTGACTTGCTAAAGTTTCACATCACTGATCATGCAATAAACATTCATCTACCCTAACATAATTGTTTGCCATCATCCTCTATTCACACCATTGAATCTATCTTCTCAATATCAattgtcgtgggatttctagggtacccacagccgggtggcggaacgcacccgcctattcccagagagggagtgctcgggaaggtactaggcggttaggctaatctagctctgagataggcacacaagaacacacgatctagagtggttcgggccgccggagcgtaacaccctacatccactgggagaagttttgatctctgttgtgtgtgaatctatcctctgcctggccttggctctcacccagcctgagtttttcttctagcgggcgcccccttttatagaccaaggggtgcggatacatatgacgttggggccccgacaagtgggcccaacgtgactgtgcagcatactgcgcggAGTAGTCAAAcggctacagtggttacgaatctttcctccgatacgcttccatgccctgctagccctctgacgaagggtggtcttctcttgtcccgtcagcaagatGCCCGTTGGGGAatcgtagcttgcggcgtgacctgttgaggctattatataggcgtcataatgggtgaagccgagccgtcgtatccacctgttatggcagactgacaggcgcggcgtgggcggcgccagcagccccactatgcatcttggtaatacgcgatcaatagtgccccctggtcaaagaattgcctcggcttctgctacatcaatgcggacgtcctcct
This window of the Panicum virgatum strain AP13 chromosome 1K, P.virgatum_v5, whole genome shotgun sequence genome carries:
- the LOC120639337 gene encoding probable 4-coumarate--CoA ligase 2 produces the protein MITVAAPEAQPQASAAAVTEMVALEETVFRSKLPDIEIPSHLPLHEYCFARAAELPDAPCLIAAATGTTYTYAETRLLCRKAAASLHGLGVGQGDRVMILLQNSVEFVLTFFGASFLGAVTTAANPFCTPQEIHKQFKTSGARLVVTQSAYVDKLRHEAFPRIDGAARSGDEGSVLTVVTVDDATSTPDGCLAFWELVASADEAALPAVSISPDDPVALPFSSGTTGLPKGVVLTHGGQVAGVAQQVDGANPNLYMREGDVALCVLPLFHIFSLNSVLLCALRAGAAVMLMPRFEMGAMLEGIQRWRVTVAAVVPPLVLALAKNPALEKYDLSSIRIVLSGAAPLGKELVDALRARVPQAIFGQGYGMTEAGPVLSMCPAFAKEPSPAKPGSCGTVVRNAELKVVDPDTGLLLGRNLPGEICIRGPQIMKGYLNDPEATARTIDVDGWLHTGDIGYVDDDEEVFIVDRVKELIKFKGFQVPPAELEALLLAHPSIADAAVVPQKDDAAGEVPVAFVVRAADSDIAEDAIKEYISKQVVFYKRLHRVYFTHSIPKSASGKILRRELRAKLAAAATA